One genomic segment of Allocatelliglobosispora scoriae includes these proteins:
- a CDS encoding FAD-dependent monooxygenase produces MHSPQPTPAFDVVIAGCGPTGAMLAAELRLHGVTVLVVEKETEPASSVRIVSLHIRSLELMAMRGLLDRLAAHGRRRPVGGIFAAIPAPAPEDLDSPYAYLLGIPQPVVEHLLETHAVDQGAQVRRGHAVTGLEQDDDGVTVELADGHRLRTRYLVGCDGARSTVRKLLGVAFPGEPARTETLMGEMAATAPPDEIAAAVAEISRTRRPFWLRPAGTGVYSVVVPAAGVSDRAHPPTLEDFQRQLRAVAGTDFGVHSPRWLSRFGDGTRQADRYRVGRVLLAGDAAHIHPPIGGQGLNLGIQDAVNLGWKLAAQVDGWAPDGLLDTYHAERHPVAAAVLDNTRAQQLLLSTEPGPQAVRRLLTELMGFDDVNRHLIEKITAIDVRYDLGPGPDLLGRRLPDLDAAPGRLYGLLHRGRGLLLDRTGHLAVGGWSDRVDQLTDPAAALDAPCVLLRPDGHVAWIGDDQPDLDGHLARWFGRPAR; encoded by the coding sequence ATGCACTCGCCACAGCCCACCCCCGCCTTCGACGTGGTCATCGCCGGATGCGGACCCACCGGCGCCATGCTCGCCGCCGAACTCCGCCTCCACGGCGTCACGGTCCTCGTCGTGGAGAAGGAGACCGAACCCGCGTCGTCCGTCCGCATCGTCAGCCTGCACATCCGCAGCCTCGAACTGATGGCGATGCGCGGCCTCCTGGACCGCCTCGCCGCACACGGACGGCGCCGCCCGGTCGGCGGCATCTTCGCCGCCATCCCCGCACCCGCCCCCGAGGACCTGGACTCCCCATACGCCTACCTGCTCGGCATCCCGCAACCGGTCGTCGAGCACCTGCTCGAAACCCACGCGGTCGACCAGGGCGCGCAGGTCCGGCGCGGTCACGCGGTCACCGGACTCGAGCAGGACGACGACGGCGTGACCGTCGAACTGGCCGACGGGCACCGGCTGCGCACGCGCTACCTCGTCGGCTGCGACGGCGCCCGCAGCACCGTACGCAAACTCCTCGGCGTCGCCTTCCCCGGCGAACCCGCACGGACCGAGACCCTGATGGGCGAGATGGCGGCGACCGCACCGCCCGACGAGATCGCCGCCGCGGTCGCCGAGATCAGCCGCACCCGCCGGCCGTTCTGGCTCCGGCCCGCAGGCACCGGGGTCTACAGCGTCGTCGTCCCCGCCGCCGGGGTCAGCGACCGGGCGCACCCGCCGACCCTCGAGGACTTCCAGCGGCAGCTGCGCGCCGTCGCCGGCACCGACTTCGGTGTCCACTCCCCGCGCTGGCTGTCCCGCTTCGGCGACGGCACCCGCCAGGCCGACCGGTACCGGGTCGGGCGGGTCCTGCTCGCCGGCGACGCCGCGCACATCCACCCGCCCATCGGCGGACAGGGCCTCAACCTCGGCATCCAGGACGCGGTCAACCTCGGCTGGAAACTCGCCGCCCAGGTCGACGGCTGGGCACCCGACGGGCTCCTCGACACCTACCACGCCGAACGGCACCCCGTCGCCGCCGCCGTGCTCGACAACACCCGCGCCCAGCAGCTCCTGCTCTCCACCGAACCCGGACCGCAGGCCGTACGCAGGCTCCTCACCGAGCTGATGGGCTTCGACGACGTGAACCGCCACCTCATCGAGAAGATCACCGCTATCGACGTCCGATACGACCTCGGCCCGGGTCCCGACCTGCTCGGCCGCCGCCTGCCCGACCTCGACGCGGCACCGGGCCGCCTCTACGGCCTGCTGCACCGCGGCCGCGGCCTGCTGCTGGACCGCACCGGACACCTGGCGGTCGGCGGCTGGTCGGACCGCGTCGACCAGCTCACCGACCCGGCCGCGGCACTGGACGCCCCGTGCGTGCTGCTGCGCCCCGACGGCCACGTCGCCTGGATCGGCGACGACCAGCCCGACCTCGACGGCCACCTCGCCCGCTGGTTCGGCCGGCCGGCCCGCTGA
- a CDS encoding MFS transporter: MLRDTYLGVLRQPGFRRLLAGLGISYLGDGMSAVVIAWLALTLAAPGQEGAVTAAALAAYSLPAVIGALTLSRWLGGLPSRRLVIGNALLRATMLGTAAALHLAGELRPWSYVVLLALSSLLAAWGQAGIYSLVGALIPAEGRLAANSLVNTALNTAIVLGPPAAGLLVAAVNPGVALALDAVSFLALALAVRGITVTAVEPSTEDGRRSGLRLLVRRPELLALALVTAGFWFLYGPVEVALPIHIDAGGGSARLLGAYWAAFGIGAIVGGLLGGLLRTQRTWPFVIAVVIAWGGILLPFGFGAPTGLTVAMFAVGGLVYGPFPAFITTAFQNATPPGELSTVLAAKGALTGPATPLGMIAGGVMVTAWGGSWTLFASGAATIALALAVAAWRMLPLRRPAPETQPA, translated from the coding sequence GTGCTCCGCGACACCTACCTCGGCGTTCTGCGCCAACCCGGCTTCCGGCGGCTCCTGGCCGGCCTCGGTATCTCCTACCTCGGCGACGGCATGAGCGCCGTCGTCATCGCCTGGCTGGCCCTCACCCTCGCCGCACCGGGCCAGGAGGGTGCGGTCACGGCCGCCGCGCTCGCCGCCTACTCGCTGCCCGCGGTGATCGGCGCCCTCACCCTCAGCCGGTGGCTCGGCGGGCTCCCGTCGCGGCGCCTGGTGATCGGCAACGCCCTGCTCAGGGCAACCATGCTGGGTACGGCGGCCGCGCTGCACCTCGCCGGTGAGCTGCGACCGTGGAGCTACGTCGTCCTGCTCGCCCTGTCGTCGCTGCTCGCCGCCTGGGGACAGGCCGGGATCTACTCCCTCGTCGGTGCGCTCATCCCCGCCGAGGGACGCCTCGCCGCCAACTCGCTGGTCAACACGGCCCTCAACACCGCCATCGTGCTCGGCCCGCCCGCCGCCGGACTGCTCGTCGCCGCCGTGAACCCCGGTGTCGCGCTCGCCCTGGACGCCGTGAGCTTCCTGGCGCTGGCCCTGGCGGTGCGTGGCATCACCGTCACCGCCGTCGAGCCGAGCACCGAGGACGGCCGCCGATCCGGCCTGCGGCTGCTGGTCCGGCGGCCCGAACTGCTCGCCCTGGCCCTCGTCACCGCCGGGTTCTGGTTCCTCTACGGCCCGGTGGAGGTGGCGCTGCCGATCCACATCGACGCGGGCGGTGGTTCGGCGCGGCTGCTGGGGGCGTACTGGGCCGCCTTCGGCATCGGCGCGATCGTGGGCGGGCTGCTCGGCGGTCTCCTGCGTACGCAGCGGACGTGGCCCTTCGTGATCGCCGTCGTCATCGCGTGGGGCGGGATCCTGCTGCCCTTCGGGTTCGGCGCGCCGACCGGGCTGACGGTCGCGATGTTCGCCGTCGGCGGGCTCGTCTACGGGCCGTTCCCGGCGTTCATCACCACGGCGTTCCAGAACGCGACGCCGCCGGGGGAGCTGTCGACGGTGCTCGCGGCGAAGGGCGCGCTGACCGGTCCGGCGACTCCGCTGGGGATGATCGCGGGCGGCGTCATGGTGACCGCGTGGGGTGGTTCGTGGACGCTGTTCGCCTCCGGCGCCGCGACGATCGCCCTGGCCCTGGCGGTCGCGGCCTGGCGGATGCTGCCGCTGCGTCGCCCGGCCCCGGAGACCCAGCCCGCCTGA
- a CDS encoding sporulation protein — MVFKKLLGSLGIGGPTVDTVLTSPSTQPAGRLTGNVHVRGGGRDVEIEYVTLILSVQANVAGGFHSGGGVELLRVPVAGRFPLASDSTHAIPFSIELPPTTPFNAVYGNLLPGMTMGLRTELSVAKSSDKTDLDPVVVEPMRAQQQILDALGTIGCRYIRTDLRPGGHVGVPVPYVQRVVFLPPFEGRPTPQIPQISFTFAADGQALHVTVETGRTSGDRHSVAHADAERTDWVEIVDSWLRQAFSKPQPAPNQGGFMGGQQGYGQQQYGRPGYGGHQQPYAYHRKPGMGVGGAVAAGVGGAALGFLGGMVIGDMIGDAFSPDGADASNFADGGDGGYTEMGGADSGGDYGGGDYGGGDYASGAEDFGAGDFGGGDFGGGDFGGGDFGGGDFGGDF, encoded by the coding sequence ATGGTCTTCAAGAAGCTGCTGGGAAGTCTCGGCATCGGCGGACCCACCGTCGACACCGTCCTCACCTCGCCGTCCACCCAGCCCGCGGGCAGGCTCACCGGAAACGTCCACGTCCGCGGCGGCGGCCGCGACGTCGAGATCGAATACGTCACCCTGATCCTCTCCGTGCAGGCCAACGTCGCCGGCGGCTTCCACTCCGGCGGCGGCGTCGAACTCCTGCGCGTACCCGTCGCCGGCCGGTTCCCCCTCGCCTCCGACAGCACCCACGCCATCCCGTTCAGCATCGAACTGCCCCCGACGACACCCTTCAACGCCGTCTACGGCAACCTGCTGCCCGGCATGACCATGGGCCTGCGTACCGAACTCTCCGTCGCGAAATCCTCCGACAAGACCGACCTCGACCCCGTCGTCGTCGAACCCATGCGCGCCCAGCAGCAGATCCTCGACGCGCTCGGCACCATCGGCTGCCGCTACATCCGCACCGACCTGCGCCCCGGCGGCCACGTCGGCGTACCCGTCCCCTACGTGCAGCGCGTCGTGTTCCTCCCGCCCTTCGAAGGCCGCCCCACCCCGCAGATCCCCCAGATCAGCTTCACCTTCGCCGCCGACGGCCAGGCCCTCCACGTCACCGTCGAGACCGGCCGCACCAGCGGCGACCGCCACAGCGTCGCCCACGCCGACGCCGAGCGCACCGACTGGGTCGAGATCGTCGACTCCTGGCTCCGGCAAGCCTTCAGCAAGCCCCAACCCGCCCCCAACCAGGGCGGATTCATGGGCGGCCAGCAAGGCTACGGCCAGCAGCAGTACGGGCGCCCCGGCTACGGCGGCCACCAGCAGCCCTACGCCTACCACCGCAAACCCGGCATGGGAGTCGGCGGAGCAGTAGCAGCCGGCGTCGGCGGCGCAGCACTCGGCTTCCTCGGCGGCATGGTCATCGGCGACATGATCGGCGACGCCTTCTCCCCCGACGGCGCCGACGCCAGCAACTTCGCCGACGGCGGAGACGGCGGATACACCGAGATGGGCGGCGCCGACAGCGGCGGCGACTACGGCGGCGGCGACTACGGCGGCGGCGACTACGCCAGCGGAGCCGAAGACTTCGGCGCGGGAGATTTCGGCGGCGGCGACTTCGGCGGCGGCGACTTCGGCGGCGGCGACTTCGGCGGCGGGGATTTCGGCGGCGACTTCTAA
- the rox gene encoding rifampin monooxygenase, which yields MIDVVIAGGGPTGVMLAAELRLHGVQVLVLERDTAPTPVVRSLGLHARSIEIMDQRGLLDRFLALGTRYPIGGFFAGIRKPAPQRLDTAHPYVLGIMQPVTDRLLTEHALELGAELRRGTELVGLRQDDDAVTVELADGTTLRTRWLVGCDGGRSTVRKLLGVAFPGEPSRVDTLLGEMELTAPQDEVTAVMTEVRKTQLRFGAGPVGDDGLYRIVVPAAGVAEDRAVPPSFEEFQQQLRATAGTDFGVHSPRWLSRFGDGTRQAERYRVGRVLLAGDAAHTHPPLGGQGLNLGIQDAFNLGWKLAADINGWAPAGLLDTYQTERHPVAADVLDNTRAQMELMSTAPGPQAARRLVAELMDFDEVNRHLTEKIIAIGIRYDLGDAHPLLGRRLRDVQLKHARLYELTRTGRGLLLDQTGRLSADGWADRVDHVVDVSEELDVPAALLRPDGHIAWVGDDQRELLAALPRWFGAPRQE from the coding sequence ATGATTGATGTGGTCATCGCCGGTGGCGGGCCGACCGGCGTCATGCTCGCCGCCGAACTGCGGCTGCACGGCGTGCAGGTCCTCGTCCTGGAACGCGACACCGCACCGACCCCGGTCGTCCGGTCCCTGGGCCTGCACGCGCGCAGCATCGAGATCATGGACCAGCGGGGCCTGCTCGACCGGTTCCTCGCCCTCGGCACCCGCTACCCGATCGGCGGGTTCTTCGCCGGGATCCGCAAACCGGCACCGCAACGCCTCGACACCGCCCACCCGTACGTCCTGGGCATCATGCAGCCCGTCACCGACCGCCTGCTCACCGAACACGCGCTCGAACTCGGCGCCGAACTGCGGCGCGGCACCGAACTCGTCGGGCTCCGCCAGGACGACGACGCCGTCACCGTCGAGCTCGCCGACGGCACCACCCTGCGTACCCGCTGGCTCGTCGGCTGCGACGGCGGCCGCAGCACCGTCCGCAAACTCCTCGGCGTCGCCTTCCCCGGCGAACCGTCGCGGGTCGACACGCTGCTCGGCGAGATGGAGCTGACCGCGCCCCAGGACGAGGTGACCGCCGTCATGACCGAGGTCCGCAAGACCCAGCTGCGGTTCGGCGCCGGACCCGTCGGCGACGACGGCCTCTACCGCATCGTCGTCCCCGCCGCCGGGGTCGCCGAGGACCGCGCCGTCCCGCCGTCGTTCGAGGAGTTCCAGCAGCAGCTGCGGGCGACCGCCGGCACCGACTTCGGCGTGCACTCCCCGCGCTGGCTGTCCCGCTTCGGCGACGGCACCCGCCAGGCCGAACGCTACCGGGTCGGGCGGGTCCTGCTCGCCGGCGACGCCGCGCACACCCACCCGCCGCTGGGCGGGCAGGGCCTCAACCTCGGCATCCAGGACGCGTTCAACCTCGGCTGGAAACTCGCCGCCGACATCAACGGCTGGGCGCCCGCAGGGCTGCTCGACACCTACCAGACCGAACGGCACCCCGTCGCCGCCGACGTGCTCGACAACACCCGCGCCCAGATGGAGCTGATGTCGACCGCCCCCGGCCCGCAGGCCGCCCGGCGCCTCGTCGCGGAGCTGATGGACTTCGACGAGGTCAACCGCCACCTCACCGAGAAGATCATCGCCATCGGGATCCGCTACGACCTCGGCGACGCCCACCCGCTGCTCGGCCGGCGGCTGCGCGACGTGCAGCTCAAGCACGCGCGCCTCTACGAGCTCACGCGCACCGGCCGCGGGCTGCTGCTCGACCAGACCGGCCGGCTCTCCGCCGACGGCTGGGCGGACCGGGTCGACCACGTCGTCGACGTCAGCGAGGAGCTCGACGTCCCCGCCGCCCTGCTGCGCCCCGACGGCCACATCGCCTGGGTCGGCGACGACCAGCGGGAACTCCTCGCCGCCCTGCCCCGCTGGTTCGGCGCACCGCGCCAGGAGTAA
- a CDS encoding methyltransferase domain-containing protein translates to MAYVTSGTFDDAVASFRQWQDAPWGRLRYTLADANLRRHLDDQPMRVLDAAGGNGVEAVRLATAGHRVTLVDYSGQMLRGARDLALKAGVADRVTIIEADIAKLGDHVEAGDFDLVLCHNLLPYVENVAATLDTCLTALRPGGLLSVIAVNAHSDVLRIAVRDQDPAAALEAVLTGVRTTKTFGAKLTPRTAEETIDQLRDLGASVLGHYGIRSVCDYMADDDRKYDASFYAELESLELALADRLPYKLTARLFHVVAVKPDL, encoded by the coding sequence ATGGCATACGTGACGAGCGGTACCTTCGACGACGCGGTGGCCTCGTTCCGCCAGTGGCAGGACGCGCCGTGGGGCCGGCTGCGCTACACCCTCGCCGACGCCAACCTGCGCCGCCACCTCGACGACCAGCCGATGCGGGTCCTCGACGCCGCCGGCGGCAACGGTGTCGAAGCGGTCCGGCTCGCCACCGCCGGGCACCGGGTCACCCTGGTCGACTACTCGGGGCAGATGCTGCGCGGCGCCCGCGACCTGGCCCTCAAGGCCGGTGTCGCGGACCGGGTCACGATCATCGAGGCCGACATCGCCAAGCTCGGCGACCACGTCGAGGCCGGCGACTTCGACCTGGTCCTGTGCCACAACCTGCTGCCCTACGTCGAGAACGTCGCCGCGACCCTCGACACGTGCCTGACGGCGCTGCGCCCCGGCGGGCTGCTCTCCGTGATCGCCGTCAACGCCCACTCCGACGTGCTGCGCATCGCGGTCCGCGACCAGGACCCGGCCGCGGCGCTCGAGGCCGTCCTCACGGGGGTACGCACGACGAAGACCTTCGGTGCGAAACTCACCCCGCGCACGGCCGAGGAGACCATCGACCAGCTGCGCGACCTCGGTGCGTCGGTGCTCGGCCACTACGGCATCCGGTCGGTGTGCGACTACATGGCCGACGACGACCGCAAATACGACGCGAGTTTCTACGCCGAGCTGGAGAGCCTGGAGCTGGCGCTGGCCGACCGGCTGCCCTACAAGCTCACCGCCCGCCTGTTCCACGTCGTGGCGGTCAAACCGGACCTGTGA
- a CDS encoding DUF6886 family protein: protein MRPGPGEVLHFSEDPTITVFTPHVAATARQPDALVWAVDAPRSPDYWFPRRCPRAMAWREPQTTAADADRILGAADRVHAVEYTWLPRLQSVRLYAYRLPAAPFAPIGDPVPHAHAARVPVRPLGPPEPVGDLLELHRAAGIELRLLDNVWPFWDRVTASTVGFSGIRLANAAPRP from the coding sequence ATGAGACCAGGTCCGGGTGAGGTGCTCCACTTCTCGGAGGACCCGACGATCACCGTCTTCACCCCGCACGTCGCCGCCACCGCCCGGCAGCCCGACGCGCTGGTCTGGGCCGTCGACGCACCGCGCAGCCCCGACTACTGGTTCCCCCGCCGGTGCCCCCGCGCCATGGCCTGGCGGGAGCCGCAGACGACCGCCGCCGACGCCGACCGGATCCTCGGCGCGGCCGATCGCGTCCACGCCGTCGAGTACACCTGGCTGCCGCGGCTGCAGTCGGTGCGCCTCTACGCCTACCGCCTGCCCGCGGCCCCGTTCGCCCCGATCGGCGACCCCGTCCCGCACGCCCACGCCGCCCGCGTACCCGTGCGCCCCCTCGGCCCGCCGGAGCCCGTCGGGGACCTGCTCGAACTGCACCGTGCCGCCGGGATCGAGCTGCGCCTGCTCGACAACGTGTGGCCGTTCTGGGACCGGGTCACCGCCAGTACCGTCGGGTTCAGCGGCATCCGCCTCGCCAACGCCGCCCCGCGCCCATGA
- a CDS encoding tyrosine-type recombinase/integrase translates to MTEPARTAALIPAQPGPAALAVPAATMEFTEAWLANRRFSDHTRAAYRRDVAGFLAWAAAAGLDPLHVNFLHVNAYARDLEATADPRTGRILSQATVARKLSALHSFFDFLAKLGALQNNPVAAADRPSVNRDHSGTVGLTPAEVRALLAETASARGAVGARNHALMVLLADLGLRVSEVVNLDLDDLGVERGHRTVRFTAKGAKLRRRVLTPGCAEAVDAWLALRGSKPGPLFATETGSRLDRHAVFRLLRRYAKNAGISSWEHLSPHSLRHAFATTARAEGVPLEDVQDAMGHADPRTTRRYDRDRHNLDRDPAYTVWAARVR, encoded by the coding sequence ATGACCGAGCCCGCGCGCACCGCCGCGCTCATCCCCGCCCAGCCGGGCCCGGCGGCCCTGGCCGTGCCCGCGGCGACGATGGAGTTCACCGAGGCGTGGCTGGCCAACCGGCGGTTCTCCGACCACACCCGCGCCGCCTACCGCCGCGACGTCGCCGGGTTCCTCGCCTGGGCCGCAGCCGCCGGACTGGACCCGCTGCACGTGAACTTCCTGCACGTCAACGCCTACGCCCGCGACCTGGAGGCGACCGCCGACCCGCGCACCGGGCGGATCCTCAGCCAGGCCACCGTCGCCCGCAAACTGTCGGCGCTGCACAGCTTCTTCGACTTCCTCGCCAAGCTCGGCGCCCTTCAGAACAACCCGGTCGCCGCCGCCGACCGGCCGTCGGTCAACCGCGACCACTCCGGCACCGTCGGCCTCACCCCCGCCGAGGTCCGCGCCCTGCTCGCCGAGACCGCGTCGGCCCGCGGCGCCGTCGGCGCCCGCAACCACGCCCTCATGGTGCTCCTGGCCGACCTGGGGCTGCGCGTCAGCGAGGTCGTCAACCTCGACCTCGACGACCTCGGCGTCGAACGCGGCCACCGCACCGTCCGGTTCACCGCCAAGGGCGCCAAGCTCCGCCGCCGCGTCCTGACCCCCGGCTGCGCCGAGGCGGTCGACGCGTGGCTCGCCCTGCGCGGGTCCAAACCCGGGCCGCTGTTCGCGACGGAGACCGGGTCGCGCCTGGACCGCCACGCGGTGTTCCGGCTGCTGCGGCGGTACGCCAAGAACGCCGGCATCTCGTCCTGGGAGCACCTGTCGCCGCACTCGCTGCGGCACGCGTTCGCCACGACGGCGCGCGCGGAGGGCGTACCCCTGGAGGATGTGCAGGACGCGATGGGCCACGCGGACCCGCGGACCACGCGCCGCTACGACCGGGACCGCCACAACCTGGACCGCGACCCCGCCTACACCGTCTGGGCCGCCCGCGTCCGCTGA
- a CDS encoding sulfite exporter TauE/SafE family protein, with product MVAATGAGWVDAVVGGGGLLLLPTMLLSSGLPLPTILGTNKLTAIAGTTSAAITYARRTPIDWPVAGPAAGLAVVFAGAGALVAGSVPPSAYRPVILGVLAAVALFLTFRPSMGLTGDPAKRTTTRMAVMIALGGGVIAFYDGAIGPGTGTFLVLGFTAIIGADFLRGSAMAKLINVGTNFGALVVFGLLGHVNWTLGAILACCNIVGAQFGARMALKRGAGFVRIVLLVVVLALVARLSWDQWHS from the coding sequence ATGGTCGCCGCCACCGGAGCAGGCTGGGTCGACGCCGTCGTCGGCGGCGGCGGACTCCTGCTCCTGCCCACCATGCTGCTCAGCTCCGGGCTACCCCTGCCCACCATCCTCGGCACCAACAAGCTGACCGCCATCGCCGGCACCACCTCGGCCGCGATCACCTACGCCCGGCGTACCCCCATCGACTGGCCCGTCGCCGGACCCGCCGCAGGCCTCGCCGTCGTCTTCGCCGGCGCCGGAGCCCTCGTCGCCGGATCCGTACCACCCTCCGCCTACCGGCCCGTCATCCTCGGCGTCCTCGCCGCCGTCGCCCTCTTCCTCACCTTCCGCCCCAGCATGGGACTCACCGGCGACCCCGCCAAACGCACCACCACCCGGATGGCGGTCATGATCGCGCTCGGCGGCGGCGTCATCGCCTTCTACGACGGCGCCATCGGCCCCGGCACCGGCACCTTCCTCGTCCTCGGCTTCACCGCCATCATCGGCGCCGACTTCCTGCGCGGCTCGGCGATGGCGAAGCTCATCAACGTCGGTACGAACTTCGGCGCGCTCGTCGTCTTCGGCCTGCTCGGCCACGTCAACTGGACCCTCGGCGCCATCCTCGCCTGCTGCAACATCGTCGGCGCCCAGTTCGGCGCCCGGATGGCCCTCAAACGCGGCGCCGGCTTCGTCCGCATCGTCCTGCTCGTCGTCGTGCTCGCGCTCGTCGCCCGCCTCTCCTGGGACCAGTGGCACTCCTGA
- a CDS encoding TetR/AcrR family transcriptional regulator, with the protein MTPSADDAVTLRADAERNRAKLLCAARSVFAEQGLEAPLEEIARRAGVGIATLYRRFPTRESLVVATSIERMAGYAEAAREALALPSAWEGFASYLRRWCELQVADRGLADVMTLRFPEDREFEARRTEAQAGFWALIERAQAEGTLRADFVPEDFIMIMMANTGIIHSGGDAAPQLSARLLGYLLQSFRAGAASGPLPPPVRPDEMNAAMCR; encoded by the coding sequence ATGACCCCCAGTGCCGACGACGCGGTGACCCTGCGCGCCGACGCGGAGCGCAATCGCGCCAAGCTGCTGTGCGCGGCGCGGTCGGTCTTCGCCGAGCAGGGCCTGGAGGCGCCGCTGGAGGAGATCGCGCGCCGGGCGGGGGTGGGTATCGCCACGCTCTACCGCCGGTTCCCGACGAGGGAGTCGCTGGTGGTGGCGACGTCGATCGAGCGGATGGCGGGCTACGCGGAGGCGGCCCGGGAGGCGTTGGCGCTGCCGTCGGCGTGGGAGGGTTTCGCGTCCTACCTGCGGCGGTGGTGTGAGCTGCAGGTGGCTGATCGGGGTCTGGCGGATGTGATGACGCTGCGGTTCCCGGAGGACCGGGAGTTCGAGGCGCGGCGGACCGAGGCGCAGGCGGGGTTCTGGGCGCTGATCGAGCGGGCGCAGGCGGAGGGGACGCTGCGGGCGGATTTCGTACCCGAGGACTTCATCATGATCATGATGGCGAACACGGGGATCATCCACTCCGGTGGCGATGCGGCACCGCAGCTGTCGGCGCGGCTGCTGGGCTACCTGCTGCAGAGCTTCCGGGCGGGTGCGGCGAGCGGTCCGCTGCCGCCGCCGGTGCGCCCGGACGAGATGAACGCCGCGATGTGCCGCTGA
- a CDS encoding DoxX family protein, with protein sequence MNIALWIVQILLAVAFIAAGAMKATSPKEKLAPKLPWVNDFSAATVKFVGIAELLGGIGLILPWALDIAPILTPLAASGLALTMVLAAAYHARKKEYQGIVVNIVLLALSLFVAIGRF encoded by the coding sequence GTGAACATCGCCCTCTGGATCGTCCAGATCCTGCTCGCCGTCGCCTTCATCGCCGCCGGCGCCATGAAAGCCACCTCCCCCAAAGAGAAGCTCGCCCCCAAACTCCCCTGGGTCAACGACTTCTCCGCCGCCACCGTCAAATTCGTCGGCATCGCCGAACTCCTCGGCGGCATCGGCCTCATCCTCCCCTGGGCCCTCGACATCGCCCCCATCCTCACCCCGCTCGCCGCCAGCGGCCTCGCCCTCACCATGGTCCTCGCCGCCGCCTACCACGCCCGCAAGAAGGAATACCAGGGCATCGTCGTCAACATCGTCCTGCTCGCCCTGTCCCTCTTCGTCGCCATCGGCCGCTTCTGA
- a CDS encoding thymidine kinase: protein MPDAYREPRTCPPATLKFFWGPMDCGKSTLALQMDHNHARQGRKGIVLTRNDRSMGPKVTTRIGLTHDAIEVTDDLDLTALVTDRRDQGGTVDYLICDEACFYTEDQVEQLADLVDTHHVDVYAFGLATDFRSYLFPAARRLFELADEVHRLQVEVLCWCGRTGQLNARVVDGAVAREGAQVVIGDTDSPHHDPAEVRYQVLCRRHHRTGELG from the coding sequence GTGCCTGATGCTTACCGCGAACCCCGGACCTGCCCCCCTGCCACGCTCAAGTTCTTCTGGGGCCCGATGGACTGCGGCAAGTCGACCCTGGCGCTGCAGATGGACCACAACCACGCCCGCCAGGGCCGCAAGGGCATCGTCCTGACCCGCAACGACCGCTCGATGGGGCCGAAGGTCACCACCCGCATCGGCCTCACCCACGACGCGATCGAGGTCACCGACGACCTGGACCTCACCGCCCTGGTCACGGACCGCCGTGACCAGGGCGGCACCGTCGACTACCTGATCTGCGACGAGGCCTGCTTCTACACCGAGGACCAGGTCGAGCAGCTCGCCGACCTCGTCGACACCCACCACGTCGACGTCTACGCCTTCGGCCTCGCCACCGACTTCAGGTCCTACCTGTTCCCGGCCGCGCGGCGCCTGTTCGAGCTCGCCGACGAGGTCCACCGGCTGCAGGTCGAGGTGCTGTGCTGGTGCGGCCGCACCGGCCAGCTCAACGCCCGCGTCGTCGACGGCGCCGTGGCCCGCGAGGGCGCCCAGGTCGTCATCGGCGACACCGACTCCCCGCACCACGACCCCGCCGAGGTCCGCTACCAGGTGCTGTGCCGCCGCCACCACCGCACCGGCGAACTCGGCTGA